A DNA window from Streptomyces sp. 71268 contains the following coding sequences:
- a CDS encoding DUF5133 domain-containing protein, which translates to MLMAHPAVLQRLVDQYEALRTLHAEAGDEAARQRMDDVAYTLCVSTGTRDVDTALISARYHLPGARVQDDSLLSSDDDTEPAQPVPGGV; encoded by the coding sequence GTGCTGATGGCCCACCCCGCGGTTCTGCAGCGGCTCGTCGACCAGTACGAGGCCCTGCGTACGCTTCACGCGGAGGCCGGAGACGAGGCCGCCCGACAGCGTATGGACGACGTCGCCTACACCCTGTGCGTCTCGACGGGCACCCGTGACGTGGACACCGCGCTGATCTCCGCCCGCTACCACCTCCCCGGCGCCCGCGTGCAGGACGACTCCCTGCTCTCCAGTGACGACGACACGGAACCGGCCCAGCCGGTCCCGGGCGGCGTGTGA
- a CDS encoding DUF6879 family protein: protein MTHPVRDGISSARRSAVHLEMRDSYTPADTEFARWRAGHRYNGDPARLPDWWGTWRDVVEEATARGVVMRRARIVSEPVTEYIRYEHDITFANIAAGESVRWLPRRQAADIPLPGTDLWLFDGESVLFTYFSGAGDVVDREWRTDPEVVQLVRTAFELVWERATPHGEYEPG from the coding sequence GTGACGCACCCCGTACGTGACGGGATCTCAAGCGCGCGGCGGTCCGCCGTGCATCTGGAGATGCGCGACAGCTACACCCCGGCCGACACGGAGTTCGCCCGCTGGCGTGCTGGCCACCGGTACAACGGGGACCCGGCGAGGCTGCCGGACTGGTGGGGAACATGGCGTGACGTGGTGGAAGAGGCGACGGCGCGCGGGGTCGTCATGCGGCGGGCTCGCATCGTCTCGGAGCCGGTCACGGAGTACATCAGGTACGAGCACGACATCACGTTCGCCAACATCGCGGCGGGGGAGTCGGTCCGCTGGCTGCCCCGCCGGCAGGCCGCCGACATCCCCTTGCCCGGTACCGACCTGTGGCTGTTCGACGGCGAGTCGGTGCTGTTCACGTACTTCTCCGGGGCGGGGGACGTCGTGGACCGCGAGTGGCGCACGGACCCGGAAGTGGTCCAACTCGTGCGCACCGCGTTCGAGTTGGTGTGGGAGCGGGCCACACCGCACGGGGAGTACGAACCGGGTTAG
- a CDS encoding helix-turn-helix transcriptional regulator has translation MGRALRDLRAASGKQAKAVARSAVMSPSKLSKIENGVLAPSLIDVERILSALEVSEEVKARLAEVARQAATEATAWRIYRRTGVHKHQNEIRAIEAQTSLMRLFQPACVPGLLQTPEYARAVLGRHGYTDGVLEKMMGARLLRQEVLFEADRTFRFVITESVLRWQLVSPSKMAAQLDKLMSVSRMPNVTLSVVPLAAPMTDLPSSSFVLFDANLVIVEIPHAEVTTSEARDVELYTKKFDGFENVAIGGQEMRALVSRLRDDFLRQQETG, from the coding sequence ATCGGTCGAGCGCTACGGGACCTCCGTGCGGCCAGCGGGAAGCAGGCCAAGGCGGTGGCCCGTAGCGCCGTCATGTCTCCCAGCAAGCTCAGCAAGATCGAGAACGGTGTCCTGGCGCCCAGCCTCATCGACGTGGAGCGCATCCTCTCGGCTCTGGAGGTCTCCGAGGAGGTCAAGGCGCGACTGGCCGAGGTGGCCCGTCAGGCAGCCACAGAGGCCACGGCGTGGCGCATATACCGACGCACTGGCGTTCACAAGCATCAGAACGAGATCAGGGCCATAGAGGCTCAGACGAGCCTCATGCGACTTTTTCAGCCTGCCTGTGTCCCGGGTCTACTGCAGACTCCCGAGTACGCCCGTGCCGTTCTCGGCCGGCACGGGTACACGGACGGAGTGCTGGAGAAGATGATGGGCGCACGCCTTCTCCGGCAGGAGGTTCTTTTTGAGGCTGACCGCACGTTCCGCTTCGTGATCACCGAGTCCGTGCTCAGGTGGCAACTGGTATCGCCGTCCAAGATGGCAGCACAGTTGGACAAGCTGATGAGTGTGTCGCGAATGCCGAACGTGACTCTGAGCGTCGTCCCGCTGGCAGCGCCGATGACGGACCTGCCAAGTTCCTCGTTCGTTCTCTTCGACGCGAACCTGGTCATTGTTGAGATTCCACATGCCGAGGTCACCACGAGTGAGGCCAGGGATGTGGAGCTGTATACGAAGAAGTTCGACGGGTTCGAGAATGTCGCGATTGGCGGCCAGGAAATGCGTGCGCTCGTTTCGCGCCTCCGAGACGACTTCTTGCGGCAACAGGAAACAGGCTAG
- a CDS encoding DUF6879 family protein: MNISPDEFGKLFTSFEREAFRLETLDDYSKSGGVDAYRAFLAGEPQPAAYKSAGWVTTVREATQAGKRMYRVHVLARPLSDYLRFELGWGYVRNQEAGEEFFILDTTDEPNPLSDAPDFWAFDERTVVTMQYGNGGEFLGAELIPEKEAHEWLERRDTAMSLAVPFRDWWELHKSA, translated from the coding sequence GTGAACATTTCGCCTGACGAATTCGGAAAACTCTTCACCAGCTTCGAGCGGGAAGCGTTCCGACTGGAGACCCTGGACGACTACAGCAAGTCGGGCGGAGTGGACGCCTACCGCGCCTTCCTTGCCGGCGAGCCGCAGCCGGCGGCGTACAAGTCGGCTGGCTGGGTCACCACCGTTCGTGAGGCTACGCAAGCTGGTAAGCGCATGTACCGGGTACACGTCCTCGCCCGACCGCTGAGTGACTACCTGCGGTTCGAGTTGGGTTGGGGGTACGTGCGGAACCAGGAGGCGGGCGAGGAGTTCTTCATCCTCGACACGACCGACGAGCCGAACCCGCTGTCGGACGCGCCGGACTTCTGGGCGTTCGACGAACGGACCGTCGTCACCATGCAATACGGCAACGGCGGTGAGTTCCTGGGCGCGGAACTCATCCCCGAGAAAGAAGCGCACGAGTGGCTGGAGCGGCGTGACACGGCCATGAGCCTCGCTGTTCCCTTCCGGGACTGGTGGGAGCTGCACAAGTCGGCGTGA
- a CDS encoding DUF6082 family protein produces MAHRAARGLAWVAATAAVLAALLLSPFVLEGVSDARDTDWNRLSQVGAAYGFTSAVVSALALAGVAASLITQNRQARAEQIHGIRGYYLELARLELDDMELYQPVWGDTDIADAHQRKRHVYADLMMNYAWMGYEVGTIPEPLLRDMLAGMFTGEAGRHYWERAHASWAASASGSRVGRRFLVVVGEEHARAVASGPPVRSPTPPDPPAVPPAGPPSAWQATIGTLVGLGTGLALGSILRGRSRSRR; encoded by the coding sequence GTGGCGCACCGGGCCGCCAGGGGTCTGGCCTGGGTCGCCGCCACGGCGGCCGTGCTCGCGGCGCTCCTGTTGTCGCCGTTCGTGCTGGAGGGTGTCTCCGACGCCAGGGACACGGACTGGAACAGGCTGAGCCAGGTCGGCGCCGCGTACGGGTTCACGTCGGCCGTCGTCTCGGCGCTCGCGTTGGCCGGCGTCGCCGCCTCGCTGATCACGCAGAACCGGCAGGCCAGGGCCGAGCAGATCCACGGAATCCGCGGGTACTACCTGGAGCTGGCCCGCCTGGAGCTCGACGACATGGAGCTGTACCAGCCCGTCTGGGGTGACACGGACATCGCCGATGCACACCAGCGAAAGCGTCATGTCTACGCCGACCTGATGATGAACTACGCGTGGATGGGTTACGAGGTCGGCACCATCCCCGAGCCGCTGCTGCGCGACATGCTGGCCGGGATGTTCACCGGCGAGGCGGGGCGGCACTACTGGGAAAGGGCCCACGCCTCGTGGGCCGCCAGTGCGTCCGGAAGCCGCGTCGGTCGCCGCTTCCTGGTCGTCGTGGGCGAGGAACACGCCCGCGCCGTCGCCTCCGGGCCGCCCGTACGCTCCCCCACTCCCCCGGACCCACCGGCCGTGCCTCCCGCCGGACCGCCCTCCGCATGGCAGGCGACGATCGGCACCCTGGTCGGCCTGGGCACCGGCCTGGCACTGGGATCGATCCTGCGCGGTCGCAGCCGCAGCCGACGCTGA
- a CDS encoding GNAT family protein, with the protein MFAISLGDDGAELRPLEPWHAEEYFAHMERCREYVTRYVPMPDRATDVETARTFLQARADNAAAGHGGFFGIWSQGTLVGGVLFVALDAKMGTCEVGCWLEEAAVGRGLVTRAMRHLIDWAVDERGIHRVEWQAATANTASIAVAKRLGMTYEGVLRGSFPHRGARLDMEVWSVLAPEWREHRDTLTRR; encoded by the coding sequence ATGTTCGCGATATCACTGGGGGACGACGGCGCGGAGCTGCGCCCGCTGGAGCCGTGGCACGCCGAGGAGTACTTCGCGCACATGGAACGGTGCCGCGAGTACGTCACCCGCTACGTCCCCATGCCCGACCGGGCCACCGACGTGGAGACGGCCCGTACCTTCCTCCAGGCACGCGCGGACAACGCGGCGGCCGGCCACGGGGGCTTCTTCGGCATCTGGTCGCAGGGCACGCTGGTCGGTGGTGTGCTCTTCGTCGCCCTCGACGCGAAGATGGGCACCTGCGAGGTCGGCTGCTGGCTGGAGGAGGCGGCCGTCGGCCGTGGCCTGGTCACCCGCGCCATGCGGCACCTCATCGACTGGGCCGTGGACGAGCGCGGCATCCACCGCGTCGAGTGGCAGGCGGCCACCGCCAACACGGCCAGCATCGCCGTGGCGAAGCGGCTTGGCATGACGTACGAGGGAGTGCTCCGTGGCAGCTTCCCGCACCGTGGCGCGCGCCTGGACATGGAGGTGTGGTCGGTGCTCGCACCGGAGTGGCGCGAGCACCGCGACACCCTGACGCGCCGCTGA
- a CDS encoding GNAT family protein has product MFAKSLGDDGAELRPLEPWNAEEYFTHIERSREFIGRYIGLADAAADLDSARAFLQSYADKTAADGGRIYGIWLEGTLIGGVLFRVFDAREGTCEVGCWLEETATGRGLVTRAITVLVDWAVDVRGIHRVEWQADAANAASLKAAQRLGFVRDAVLRGSFARGGGRRDVEVWSVLAPEWRERRAARARG; this is encoded by the coding sequence ATGTTCGCGAAATCGCTGGGGGACGACGGCGCGGAACTGCGCCCGCTGGAACCGTGGAACGCCGAGGAGTACTTCACCCACATCGAGCGCTCCCGCGAGTTCATCGGTCGCTACATCGGCCTCGCCGACGCCGCCGCCGATCTGGACTCGGCCCGCGCGTTCCTCCAGTCGTACGCCGACAAGACGGCGGCCGACGGTGGCCGTATCTACGGGATATGGCTGGAGGGAACGCTGATCGGTGGCGTCCTGTTCCGCGTCTTCGACGCGCGGGAGGGGACCTGCGAGGTGGGTTGCTGGCTGGAGGAGACCGCCACCGGGCGTGGCCTGGTCACCCGCGCCATCACCGTCCTCGTCGACTGGGCGGTGGACGTACGCGGCATCCACCGCGTCGAATGGCAGGCGGACGCCGCCAACGCGGCCAGCCTCAAGGCCGCGCAGCGGCTCGGCTTCGTGCGCGACGCGGTGTTGCGGGGCAGCTTCGCGCGCGGCGGTGGCCGCCGCGACGTCGAGGTGTGGTCCGTGCTCGCCCCGGAGTGGCGCGAGCGCCGTGCCGCGCGGGCGCGCGGCTGA
- a CDS encoding TetR/AcrR family transcriptional regulator: MGGRESGGASAAAGARPLRRDAELNRQRIVRAGREVFAVRGLQATLNDVAHHAGLGVGTVYRKFADKGALAEAVFAEELAEIAAWARDASVEEEAFGALADFLARALERAAHNRGLRELMRQGALEDSGLARVRAEIGQHCETLLARAGAQGALREGVTGADIAPIAAMIDAVMALPGERPSDLWRRYLTIVLDGLRAHPGQPPLPGAGHGG, encoded by the coding sequence ATGGGTGGTCGGGAGAGTGGTGGCGCGTCGGCGGCGGCCGGGGCCCGTCCGTTGCGGCGGGACGCCGAGCTGAACCGGCAGCGCATCGTGCGGGCCGGGCGCGAGGTCTTCGCCGTGCGGGGGTTGCAGGCCACGCTCAACGACGTGGCGCACCACGCGGGGCTCGGCGTCGGCACGGTCTATCGGAAGTTCGCCGACAAGGGGGCGCTCGCGGAGGCCGTCTTCGCCGAGGAGTTGGCCGAGATCGCGGCCTGGGCACGGGACGCGTCGGTCGAGGAGGAGGCGTTTGGCGCCCTGGCCGACTTCCTGGCCCGGGCCCTGGAGCGGGCCGCGCACAACAGGGGGTTGCGCGAGTTGATGCGGCAGGGTGCCCTGGAGGACTCCGGCCTCGCCCGGGTCCGGGCGGAGATCGGTCAGCACTGCGAGACGCTACTGGCGCGGGCGGGGGCGCAGGGTGCGCTCCGCGAGGGCGTCACGGGGGCGGACATCGCGCCGATCGCCGCGATGATCGACGCCGTCATGGCGTTGCCGGGGGAGCGCCCGTCCGACCTGTGGCGGCGCTACCTGACCATCGTGCTGGACGGGCTCCGCGCCCATCCGGGCCAGCCGCCGCTGCCGGGGGCGGGCCACGGCGGTTGA
- a CDS encoding SDR family NAD(P)-dependent oxidoreductase — protein sequence MRTVVITGGTDGLGKGLALHYLRHGARVIAVGSTPAKGAALLAEAAAESAGDRATFFQADLTSVAATRELVARIQSTSPTVDQLVLCAQRYRLFGPRSVTPEGFEHAFALGYLSRYVLSHGLRTALEAAPRPVILNVGTPGVPLGRLHWDDLQLERRYGGFKATLQAFRANDLLGAVYPSRYPDTPIRYVGYHPGVVSTGMPHHLPPPWRALTRATFAVLATSVPKAVAPMTHLLDEPPVDAFSAYQRKRRLAVTGRAFDESAAARLHEVTRELIGAG from the coding sequence ATGCGGACGGTGGTCATCACCGGGGGAACGGACGGGCTCGGCAAGGGGCTCGCACTGCACTACCTACGCCACGGAGCACGGGTCATCGCCGTGGGCAGCACGCCAGCCAAGGGCGCGGCCCTCCTCGCGGAGGCGGCGGCCGAGTCGGCGGGCGACCGCGCCACCTTCTTCCAGGCCGACCTGACCTCGGTGGCCGCCACCAGGGAACTCGTCGCCCGCATCCAGTCCACGAGCCCCACGGTGGACCAGCTCGTCCTGTGCGCGCAGCGGTACCGGCTCTTCGGCCCCCGCTCCGTCACCCCCGAGGGCTTCGAGCACGCCTTCGCGCTCGGTTACCTCAGTCGCTACGTGCTCAGTCACGGCCTGCGCACAGCGCTGGAGGCCGCGCCGCGCCCGGTCATCCTGAACGTGGGCACACCTGGCGTCCCGCTGGGTCGCCTGCACTGGGACGACCTCCAACTGGAGCGCCGCTACGGCGGCTTCAAGGCCACCTTGCAGGCGTTCCGCGCCAACGACCTACTCGGCGCGGTGTACCCGTCCCGCTACCCCGACACCCCGATCCGCTACGTCGGCTACCACCCCGGCGTGGTGTCGACCGGCATGCCGCACCACCTCCCCCCGCCGTGGCGCGCCCTGACCAGGGCGACGTTCGCCGTGCTGGCCACGTCGGTCCCGAAAGCCGTCGCCCCGATGACCCACCTCCTGGACGAGCCGCCGGTCGACGCGTTCTCGGCGTACCAGAGAAAGCGCCGACTTGCCGTGACGGGTCGCGCGTTCGACGAGTCGGCGGCGGCACGCCTCCACGAGGTGACGCGCGAGCTGATCGGGGCGGGTTAG
- a CDS encoding DUF397 domain-containing protein, producing the protein MSSLTWRKSSFSEPGSDNCVELAADPVGASHLRESADPATVITTTRPALRALLASVKAGRLDGVQG; encoded by the coding sequence ATGTCGTCGCTTACATGGCGGAAGTCCAGCTTCAGTGAGCCAGGGTCCGATAACTGCGTCGAGCTGGCCGCCGACCCCGTCGGCGCCTCCCATCTCCGTGAAAGCGCCGACCCCGCCACGGTGATCACCACCACCCGCCCCGCGCTCCGCGCGCTGCTCGCGTCGGTGAAGGCCGGCCGCCTCGACGGCGTACAGGGTTGA
- a CDS encoding DUF397 domain-containing protein, with protein MNQLRWRKSSFSEPGSDTCVEIASSSTSASHLRESADPATVITITRPALRALLASVKADQLDGLAS; from the coding sequence ATGAATCAGTTGCGTTGGCGCAAGTCGAGCTTCAGTGAGCCGGGCTCGGACACGTGCGTAGAGATAGCCAGCAGTTCCACCAGCGCCTCCCATCTCCGTGAAAGCGCCGACCCCGCCACGGTGATCACCATCACCCGCCCGGCGCTCCGCGCGCTGCTCGCGTCGGTCAAGGCTGACCAACTGGACGGCCTGGCAAGCTGA